The DNA region GTCGTTCGGCGGGCAGGCACATACTCCCTACAGTTACGCCGGGCTGGGCGACCTGCTGACCACGGCCACCAGCGAGGATTCGCATCATCATGCGCTCGGGCGGCAGCTGGTGCGCGGCGAGTGGTCGGACATCTCCGGCGAGGGCGTGCACACCTTGCAGATGGTGGAGAAGTTCCACCCGTTCGAGTGGCGCGCCTATCCGCTGTTCTCGCTGGCGCACGACATCGTCACACAGCCTGCGACGCTGCGGGAACGGGTGGAGGATTACCTGAAGCAGCTGCGGGAGATGGAAAGCTGCGCGATCTGAGGGCGGACCGGGGGAACGGTCCCTAGCCTGGCTTTGCCATCGCGGCAAAGCTCGATATCTTGCTGAGCAGTTCGCCCATGTTTTTTGCCTTGGCTTCCAGTTCCGCCGACTTCGCCTGTTCCTGCCTGAGGCTTTCCTTGTGCTGTTCGACGGTACGCATGAGTTCGAGCGATTTCTTCCGCTCTTCTTCAAGCTGCGCGTTCTTCTTTGCCATCTCGCCCGCCTCAAGCTCAGCCAGTGCCTTCACCTTGGCTTCCATCTCGGCCATCTTCTTCGCAAGCTCGGCCGATCTGGCCTGTTCCTGCTTGAGGCTTTCGCGCAGCTGGACGATGGTCTTCAGGTGTTCGAGCGACTTGCTCCGCTCTTCTTCGAGCAGCGCACTGATTTTGGCGAGCTCAAGGGATTTCTTCTCCTCTTCCGCAAGACTGGCCTGCGTGGCGACGCTCTTGGTCTCGCCTGTATATGCCCGGAGCTTTAATGTCTTTTCCATGGGGGCTATTCTCTTGAATTCGGGTCGGCAGCGCAACACCCGGCTTCGCCGAACGGTCCGGCGGGATTTCTCCTTATAATGCCTGCCTTGATACCTGCATAACCCGATCGCATTCGATGCCCCATCTCGTCGTCTCCATCTCCGGCCACGGTTTCGGCCATGTCGCACAGACCGCTCCCATCCTGAACCTGCTGCATGAACGCATGCCGCAGCTGCGCCTCACAGTGCGCTCTGCGGTACCGCCCATGCACCTGAAATCGCGCATCAAGGCGCCGTTCCAGCAGCTGGGCAGCGAGGGCGACATCGGCATGATGATGTCGTCGGCGCTGGATGTGCGTGCCGAGGAGAGCCGGGACGCCTATCGTGCCTTCCATGCCGACTGGGATGCGCGCGTCGCCGACGAGGCGCGCCTGCTGCGCGAGCTCGGTGCGGACATGGTGCTCTCCAACGTAGGTTATCTCGCGCTGGCGGGGGCACAGCGTGCAGGCATCGCCAATGCCGCGCTGTGTTCGCTGAACTGGTTCGACATCTACCGCCACTATTGCGGCGACGATGCCATTGCGGCGCAGATACGCGGCTGCTACGCCGGAGCGGATGCATTCCTGCGCACCACACCGGGTATGGCGATGGATACGCTCCCCAACCTCGTCCCGGTCGGCCCCATCGCGGCCATTGGGCACGACAGGCGCGACGATCTGCGCCGCCATCTGCGGCTTTCCCGCGACGAACGCCTGGTGCTGGTGAGCATGGGCGGTATCGCCAGCCGCTTGCCGATGGAAGGCTGGCCGCACATCGACGGCGTGCGCTGGCTGGTGCAGGACAGCTGGCAGGTGCGGCGCTCGGATGCCGTGGTGCTGGAGTCGCTGCCGATGGGGTTCGACGACCTGCTGGCCAGCTGCGATGCGCTGCTGTGCAAACCGGGTTATGGCAGCTTCGTCGAAGCCGCCTGCAGCGGCACGCCGGTGTTGTTCGTGAGCCGCGAAGGCTGGCCGGAAGCGCCGCCCCTGGTCGAATGGCTGGGACGGCACGGCGTATGCCGGGAAGTCCCGCGCAGGCAGATGGAAAGCGGGGACATCGCGGATGCGCTGTTCGGCCTCTGGTCCGCGCCTGCGGCCATGCTGCTGCAGCCGGACGGCACGGCACAGGCGGCGGACTGGATCAGCCAGCGGCTATCCCTTTCGGGGGATTGATTTCACCCCGCCTGAGCGGCAGGATGGGCTTTCTCAACCAGCTGAAGGGATTGCCATGATCGAGTACATCTTCTTCGATATCGCACTGCGCGATAAATTCGTGTCCTATGTGGAAAAGCGCGGCGTGCCCTACACGGCGCCCGAGGACAACATGGGCATGGTGGTGGCGATCCCCGAGGAGATTCCCGAGTTGGTGTCGGACGATATCGAGGAATACTACAACACGCTGGAGGACGAGCAGGAAGCGCAGAGCGAGACCGAAGGCGACCTGAAACGGCTGGCCGGCTTCCGCTTCAATCTACCGAACGGGGAATCGCGCATGCTGCCGCTGCAAACGGCGTTGGCCAACCGCCTGCTGGCGAGCTTCTCGCTGGAGGAGATCCAGGCCTTGTTCGATGCCGTGGCATACTGTACGCTGAACCCGAACGACGAGCATCTGTGCCACATACTGGCGGCCCAAAAAGGCAAAGATTAAACCGTCGTTCGCCCGATAAAAAAGCCCGCTCAAGCGGGCTTTTTATTCGCGGCACGGTCGCTCAGTGATGGTGGCCGCCTTCGCCGTGCACGTGCCCGTGCGACAATTCCTCTGCCGTGGCGGGACGCACGCCGGTGATGACACCGGAGAAGATGAGGGTCTTGCCGGCAAGCGGGTGGTTGCCGTCCACGGTGACTTCGTCGTCGGTGACTTCGGTGACGGTATAGAGCATGTAGTCTTCGTCGTCGTCACCTTCGGCGCCGCCTTCGAACTGCATGCCGACGGCGACATCCTTGGGGAACATGCTGCGCGGCTCGGCACGCACCAGTTCGTGTTCGTATTCGCCGAACGCATCGTCCGGGTCCATGCTGACGGAGAACTTGTCGCCGATGGCTTTGCCGTGCAGCGCCTCTTCGACGATGGGGAAGATACCGTCGTAACCGCCATGCAGGTAACTGATGGGGTCGGCATTCTTCTCCAACAGCGCGCCGCTGGCATCGGTCAATTCGTAGGTCAGCGAGACAACGGCGTTCTTTTCGATCTTCATTTCATTTCCTTTATCAATTTAAGAATCTCATGGGCATGTCCATGGGCATGGACGCCGTACAAGACGTGGCGCAACTGGCCCTCTTTCCCGATGATGAAAGTGGAGCGCTGGATGGAGAGTTTTTTCTGGCCATCCACTTCCTTCTCGTACAACACGCCGTATTTCTTGCAGATGCGTCCATCGGTATCGGACAGCAACTGCACCGAGAGGCCGTACTTGTCGCGGAAACTGGCGTGGCTGATGCAATCGTCGCGGCTGACACCCACCACGATGGTGTCATGCCTGGCGAACTCGTCTATATGATCGCTGAATTCGTTCGCCTCCATCGTGCATCCAGGCGTGTCGTCCTTGGGATAGAAGTAAAGCACGACGTTCTTGCCGCGCTGCCCGTTCAAGCTGAACATCTGCATGTCTGCATCAGCCAGCTCGAATTGAGGTGCTTCTGTTCCAACCTGTAATGGCATAGCCGCCCTCCTGCTTGGGACATTCTAACCGAGTTTTATTTTGTGCCAAACGATTTTACGAGAGAATATAATCCTTGCATGAATACCAAACTTGCCCTGCTCGGGGGATTGAGCGTCAACGAATTCTTGCGCGATTACTGGCAGAAAAAACCTTTACTGATCCGCCAGGCCATCCCCGGTTTCAAGGGCTTGCTGGGTCCGCAGCAGTTGGTCGAACTGGCCTGCCGCGACGATGTGCAGGCGCGCCTGGTCACTTACCAGCGCAAGCAGTGGAAATTGCGCCATGAACCTTTCGAACCCGCAGATTTCGAAGGGCTTTCGAAAAAAGGCCAATGGTCGGTGCTAGTGCAGGGCATCAATCACTTCCTGCCGCAGGCCTCCGAACTCGTACAGCGTTTCAACTTCATCCCGCATGCACGCCTCGACGACCTGATGGTGAGCTACGCCCCCAGGGGCGGCGGAGTCGGCCCTCACTTTGATGCTTACGATGTGTTCCTGCTGCAGGGGCTGGGGCATCGGCGCTGGCAGATATCGACGCAGAAAGACCGCACGCTGGTGGAAGGGGCGCCATTACGCCTGCTGCAGAACTTCAAGGTGGAGCAGGAATGGGTGCTGGAAGCAGGCGATATGCTGTACCTGCCGCCGCACTGCGGACACAATGGCATCGCCGAAGACGACTGCATGACCTATTCCATCGGCTTCCGCACGCCGTGGTACCAGGAACTGGCGGAGCAGTTCCTCGTCTACCTGCAAGACCGCATCGAGATCGAGGGTACTTATGCCGACCCCGACCTGAAAGTGCAGAAACATCCTTCGGAACTCGGCGCAGACATGCTGCAGCAGGTTGGTCGCGCCATCCGCAAGGTGAAATGGGACGACGAGGACGTGGCGAACTTCCTCGGCAGTTACCTCTCGGAACCCAAATCGCACATCTTCTTCGATGCACCCGCCAGGCCCCTGAACGAAGCGCGTTTCGCGCAGGCGTTGCTGCAGCGCGGTGTCGTGCTCGATCTCAAGACCCAGATGCTGTGCCACAGCAATACCATCTTCATCAACGGCGACGCATATCCGGTCGGCCAGGGCAGCTATCGCATCCTGCGCGACCTGGCCGACGCAAGGCGCCTGCCGCCCTCCTGCAAACTCACGCGCGAGGCTGCAGATCTGCTATACCAATGGTATCTGGATGGATATCTGGCGCCGCGTACCAGATAATTTCAGGGACGGACAGACATGAGTGACGATACCTTGCAACATACCCAGTTCGACGGCGTGGCGGATTACATCGCGGCACTGGATACGGTGTGCGCATCCGCGCAGCACACCCTGAACATCTTCGAGCAGAATTTCGAGGAAATCGGCTTCAATTCCGAAGCCCGTTACGACACCTTGCGCCGCTTTCTGCTGGCCAGTGCGATCAACCGCCTGAACCTGCTGGCGCATGATCCGCAGCACCTGATCCGCTACTGCCCGCGCATGATGATGTTGCTGCGGCAGTTCGGCCACAGCATGTATATCTACCAGACGCCACAGAGCCTGCAGCACATTTCCGAGCCATTCGCCGTCGCCGACGACGCGCATTATGTGCGCCGCTACCATTTTGACGATACGCGCGGCCTGCTGGCCATGCACGATCCGGAAGAGGCGCGCCGCCTGAATTCGCGTTTCCACGAGATGTGGGCCTCGTCCCATCCCTGCGCTTCCGGTACCACGCTAGGCCTTTAACGCCATTACAGGCCTAGCAATTTCCGGAAGAATTGATAGAATGCCGCGTCTTTCGCAACGGGGGAGGCTGTAGCGACGGATATGAAACAACTCTGACACTCCCTAAACTCATCTCATATTGAAGGAAATAAAATGAAATTCTCTGCTCTGATCGCCGCCCTGCTGGCTCTGTCTCTGTCTGCTTGTGGCAAGGAAGCCGCTGCTCCTGCCGCTCCCGCTGCTGCTCCGGCCGCTGCCGCTCCTGCTGCTGAAGCCGCTTCTGCTCCTGCTGCCGCTCCTGCTGCTTCCGAGCCAGCCGCTGCTGCTCCGGCCGCGAAGTAACAAGCCGAACACGCTTGATAAAAAAAGCCGGCGCAAGCCGGCTTTTTGTTTTCCTTTCCCACCGGACTCAGACGATCTCGCACCAGTCCAGCCCCTGCTCCTGACTTGCCACGGCAATCTCGCCCGGCGTGCAACCAAGCACTCCGCTCAGCGCCGTCACCGCCAATTCGACTGCATTATTCTTGCGGCTCAGGTGCGCTGCGACGATGTGCTGCAGGCGGCTGTTGTCCAGGCGCCCCAGCAATGCTGCGGCATCGTCGTTGTTGAGGTGGCCGAAGCGGCCGCCCACGCGCTGCTTCAGGCTGTAGGGATAATCCCCCTCGGCCAGCATGGCTGCATCGTGATTGCACTCCAGCACCAGCGCATGGCAACCGCTCAGCGTCGTTTCGATATGCGGCGTCGTGCTGCCGACATCGGTCAGCACGCCCAGCCTGCGGGCGCCGTCGCTGAACACATATTGCACCGGCTCCGCCGCATCATGCGGCACCGGATAGGGCTGCACCTGCACATCGCCGATGGCGAATTGCAGGTGCGGACTGATCTCGGTCACGGACAGGCCGGAGAATGCCTGTCCTTGCGTGCGCAAAGTACCGTGGGTAAGCCAGACGGGAAGGTCGAATTTGCGTGCCAGCCTGGCGACACCGGAGATGTGGTCGCCGTGCTCGTGCGTGACCACGATGCCGTCCAGCTGTTCGGCCTGCAAATCGAGCCGTTCCAGCCGGGCAACCGTCTCGCTCAGGGAGAAACCGCAGTCGAGCAGGACGCGCGTCTGGCCGGCTTGCACCACGAGGGCATTGCCCTCGCTGCCGCTACCGAGCAGGGCGAACCGCATCCCCGCGGGAAGGGCGGCTTGCGTCGCCGCCATTGTTCTTGTCCAGGTTCTGGAATATGGTTTCTACGAGTTGCGTCGTTTCTGCGCTGCTCTTCCCGCTCTGGTCGACCACCGTGACTTCGCTGCCTTCGGCGTTCTCGCGCACGACGACCTGGTAGTCGGCTTGCTTCTTCTTGTCATCCTTGCCGGAAACGGCGGCAACGAAGTAGATACCCTTGCTCCGGTCCTTGTCCGTTGTGGCGAGTCGTGCATGATCCAGCGCCAGGCCAACCCGGCGCCAGCTGCGATCGAACGGCTCACCCAGCTGGATGCTCTTGGTGCCGTTGCCTTCCTTCAAGCTGGCTGTTGGCGCGACGGCTGCCGGCGCCGGGTTGGCCGCTGCGGGGGCGCTTGCCGCAAGCGTGGCCGCCGCAGCAGGCGCACTGGCAGTCCCCACGCACGGCTGCTCCATCTTCTTCTGTGCATATTCGGAATAGCTGGCAACCTTCGTTCCGTCAGAGCCTGGAATTACATAGCGCTGTTCGGTTTCGGGAACTGTCAGGTCGGGCGGCACTTCCAGCGGCGGAAGCTGCACTGCGCCCGCCTTGTAGTCCACCGGCTTCTGTTCGAACACGCTGCATCCGGCGAACATGGATGCGGCGAAGAACCCTAATACGACATGCCTTAACTTCATGTTTTTCCCTATCATATGACACCGGCCTGGCGCATGGCCGCCTCCACCACCGGCTGCGCTGCCGCGGTAAGCGGGGTCAGCGGCAGGCGCAGGACATTCTTCATCTTGCCCAGACGCGCCACCGCCCATTTCACCGGAATCGGGTTGGGCTCGACGAACAACTGGCGATGCAAGCCGAGCAGGCGGAAATTGATCTCGCGCGCCTTGGCCACCTCGCCATTCAATGCCGCCATGCACATCTCATGCATCAGCCTGGGCGCGACGTTGGCGGTCACGGAAATGGTGCCGTGCGCCCCCAGCAGCATCAGGGCCAGCGTGCTCGCATCGTCACCGCTATAGATGGCGAAATCCTTGGGAGCGCGCTGCAGCAGGTCGCTGCCGCGATCGATACCGCCTGTCGCATCCTTGATGCCGACGATGTTCCTGATCTGCGCCAGGCGCAGCACGGTGTCGTTGCCCAGGTCGGCGCCGGTACGCCCCGGCACGTTGTACAGGATGTGCGGCATGTCCACCGCTTCGGCGATGGCCTTGAAGTGCTGGTACAGGCCTTCCTGCGTAGGCTTGTTGTAGTAAGGCACCACGGTCAGAGACGCATCGGCGCCCGCTTTTTTCGAGAAGGTGGCCAGTTCGATGGCTTCCTTGGTGGAGTTCGCCCCCGTGCCTGCAATGACGGGGATGCGCCCGGCCGAGTGTTTCACCGCTTCGGCGATGAGCAATTCGTGCTCCTCCACGTCGACAGTGGGGGATTCGCCGGTCGTGCCGACCACCACGATGGCATCGGTACCTTCGGCGATGTGAAAATCGATCAACGCGCGGAAGGCCGCCATGTCCAGGCTGCCATCCTCTTGCATCGGCGTGACGATCGCTACGAGACTTCCCTTGATCATGTTCGCTTGCCACAAAAATAAAGGCTGCATTCTACCTCAATCCCCCCGCCTTACGCGACAAGAGCCGCGCCCCTGTGGAATAATGCAAGCAACTGGAATCCATTCGACCATGTCATCACTCACCCTGGCCCACCTGCAACCCGGCGATGCCGCCACCATCGTCTCCATCCAAGCCGAAGAAGCACTGCACCAGCGCCTTCAGGCCCTGGGTTTCCGCAGTGGCAAACATCTTGAGCTGATCCGCAAGGCCAGCTTTTCCGGGCCGCTGCAAGTGCGCATCGGCACCACCGACATCCTGCTGCGCCGCAATGAGGCGGCGAAAATCACGGTGTGCCGCGCATGAAACGCATCGCGCTGCTGGGCATGCCCAATACCGGCAAGTCGACCCTGTTCAACCGCATGACCGGCGGCGCAGCGCGGGTCGGCAACTGGCCGGGCATCACGGTCGAGCTGCTCAGCGGGCGCATCCTGCTGGGCGGCGACATGGTGGAGATCATCGACCTGCCGGGCATCTATGACCTGCACGGCTTTTCCGACGACGAGCAGGTGGTGCGCCACTTCCTGCACGACAACGTGCCCGACCTCGCGCTGGTCATCCTCAATGCGACGCAGATCGAGCGCCAGATGAGCCTGCTGCTGCAACTGAAGCAGCTCGACATGAACATCGTGGTGTTGCTCAACATGGCGGACGAGGCGAAAAAATACGGCATCACCATTGACAGCAGAAAGATGACCGAGATGCTGGGCATCCCGATCTTCCTGCTCAGCGGGAAATACGGCACCGGCTACCAGGAAGCGCTGCAGGCCATCACCAAGGCATTGCGTTATCCCACCCCCGGCATGGCGGAAGAGCTGCGCAGCCAGCTGGAACAGGACGAACACCTCGAAGCGGAGATGGCCCGCGTGCTGCAGCACGCCGTGCAGGTTCCGGCACAACTGCCGGAGAATCTTTCGGACAGGCTCGACCGCCTGATGCTGCATCCATGGCTGGGACTGCCCATCTTCTTCGGCATCATGTACCTGCTGTTCCAGGGCATCTTCCTGCTCGGCCAACCGCTGCAGGCGGGGGTTGGCGACCTGCTCGGCTGGTTCCGCACCGCCGCGCTCGATCCCATGCTATCCGGCCTGCCCGCCTGGCTATCCGGCCTGTTGCTGGATGGCATCTATAACGGTGTCGCAACGGTGGCCGCCTTTGTGCCCAT from Sideroxyarcus emersonii includes:
- a CDS encoding peptidylprolyl isomerase — encoded protein: MKIEKNAVVSLTYELTDASGALLEKNADPISYLHGGYDGIFPIVEEALHGKAIGDKFSVSMDPDDAFGEYEHELVRAEPRSMFPKDVAVGMQFEGGAEGDDDEDYMLYTVTEVTDDEVTVDGNHPLAGKTLIFSGVITGVRPATAEELSHGHVHGEGGHHH
- a CDS encoding cupin domain-containing protein → MNTKLALLGGLSVNEFLRDYWQKKPLLIRQAIPGFKGLLGPQQLVELACRDDVQARLVTYQRKQWKLRHEPFEPADFEGLSKKGQWSVLVQGINHFLPQASELVQRFNFIPHARLDDLMVSYAPRGGGVGPHFDAYDVFLLQGLGHRRWQISTQKDRTLVEGAPLRLLQNFKVEQEWVLEAGDMLYLPPHCGHNGIAEDDCMTYSIGFRTPWYQELAEQFLVYLQDRIEIEGTYADPDLKVQKHPSELGADMLQQVGRAIRKVKWDDEDVANFLGSYLSEPKSHIFFDAPARPLNEARFAQALLQRGVVLDLKTQMLCHSNTIFINGDAYPVGQGSYRILRDLADARRLPPSCKLTREAADLLYQWYLDGYLAPRTR
- a CDS encoding MBL fold metallo-hydrolase — encoded protein: MRFALLGSGSEGNALVVQAGQTRVLLDCGFSLSETVARLERLDLQAEQLDGIVVTHEHGDHISGVARLARKFDLPVWLTHGTLRTQGQAFSGLSVTEISPHLQFAIGDVQVQPYPVPHDAAEPVQYVFSDGARRLGVLTDVGSTTPHIETTLSGCHALVLECNHDAAMLAEGDYPYSLKQRVGGRFGHLNNDDAAALLGRLDNSRLQHIVAAHLSRKNNAVELAVTALSGVLGCTPGEIAVASQEQGLDWCEIV
- the bamC gene encoding outer membrane protein assembly factor BamC, producing the protein MKLRHVVLGFFAASMFAGCSVFEQKPVDYKAGAVQLPPLEVPPDLTVPETEQRYVIPGSDGTKVASYSEYAQKKMEQPCVGTASAPAAAATLAASAPAAANPAPAAVAPTASLKEGNGTKSIQLGEPFDRSWRRVGLALDHARLATTDKDRSKGIYFVAAVSGKDDKKKQADYQVVVRENAEGSEVTVVDQSGKSSAETTQLVETIFQNLDKNNGGDASRPSRGDAVRPAR
- the dapA gene encoding 4-hydroxy-tetrahydrodipicolinate synthase encodes the protein MIKGSLVAIVTPMQEDGSLDMAAFRALIDFHIAEGTDAIVVVGTTGESPTVDVEEHELLIAEAVKHSAGRIPVIAGTGANSTKEAIELATFSKKAGADASLTVVPYYNKPTQEGLYQHFKAIAEAVDMPHILYNVPGRTGADLGNDTVLRLAQIRNIVGIKDATGGIDRGSDLLQRAPKDFAIYSGDDASTLALMLLGAHGTISVTANVAPRLMHEMCMAALNGEVAKAREINFRLLGLHRQLFVEPNPIPVKWAVARLGKMKNVLRLPLTPLTAAAQPVVEAAMRQAGVI
- a CDS encoding FeoA family protein, with the translated sequence MSSLTLAHLQPGDAATIVSIQAEEALHQRLQALGFRSGKHLELIRKASFSGPLQVRIGTTDILLRRNEAAKITVCRA